In the Candidatus Hydrogenedentota bacterium genome, GGTCGAAATGCCAGCCCGTGTCGGGCGTCGCCGACAGGGTAACCTGGGTGCCCGGGGCGTAGGCGCCGCCGGGCGGGTTGAGGGCGACGGTCCCCCCGCCGGTGACGGTCACATTCAGCGCGTAGAGCGTCTCGGCAAAGACCGCCGTCAGGGTCTTGGGGGCGTCCATTACCACCGTGCCGGGATTCGCGCTGCCCGCCAGCGCGCCCTCCCAGTGGTCAAAGTGCCAGCCCGCCGCGGGCACGGGCGTCAGGGTCACGGTCGTGCCCGCGTTGTGGGGCGATCCGGCGGGGTCCGCCGTCACGGTGCCCTGGCCGATGACTTGGACGGTTAGCGCGTACTGGTCCGCCGCAAACACGGCGGTCACCGTTTTGTCGGCGTCCATCACCACGGACGTGGGGTTGGCGTTGCCCGCCAGCGCGCCCTCCCAGTGGTCGAAGTGCCAGCCCGCCGCGGGCACGGGCGTCAGGGTCACGGTCGTGCCCGCCGTATGGGAGCCCCCCGCCGGGTCTGCCGTAACGGTCCCCTGCCCCGTGACCAGGACGGTCAGCGCAAACTGGTCGGCCGTGAACACCGCCGTCACCGACTTCGCGGCGTCCATCACCACAGAACCGGGATTCACGCTGCCCGACAGGTCACCCTCCCAGCGGTCAAAGTGCCAGCCCGCCGCCGGGGCGGGCGTCAGGGTTACCGTGGTGTCTTTCTTGTAGGGGCCTGTGGCGGGGTCCACCGCCACGCTCCCCTGGCCGGCGACTTGCACGGTCAGCGCGTACTTGGGGCACCCGGCGAGGAGAAGCGGCAGCAGCGCCACCACGGCCACAAGACCGCATTTCCGGAAGAACGTGGACATTCCGAGACCCTCCTCGTGGTGAAAAACCCTTGGAAAACCGCCCCGCCCCGGCTCCCCGGGGAAACACCGGCGGTTTCCAAGCACTAATCTACCCCCGGATGCCTGTCCTGTCAATTGTTTTTTCCGAAGGATTATGGACGAAATGGACGAGGTGGACGGAAGGAACGGCGGACGCTCTGCCGGTCCTTGCGCGGTGCGGCCGGACCGGATAGAATGGATTCCGCACACAGCCCGCCCGGGCCGCGGAAAAGCGCGGCGCCGGGGCGGCGGCAACTGAACCACGCGCGGCAAGCGCACGAAAGGACAGGACCATGAAGGACGGCACAGTCGTTTCACGTCGGACGGTGCTTGCGGCGGGCGCGGCGGCGCTGGGGGCGCCGGCAATTCTGGCGGGCGCGGCCCCCACTTCGGACCCGGTGCGGGTGGGCCACATCGGCGCGGGCACGCGCGGGTGGGACCTGATCAAGTACACGGGCTCGGCGGAGACGGCGAAGGTGGTGGCGGTCTGCGACGTGTACAAGCCGCATCTGGAGCGGGGCATCGAGGCGGGCAACAACCCGGACGCGAAGCGGTACGCCAACTACCGCGACCTGCTCGCGGACCCGCAGGTGGAGGCCGTCGTCATCGCAGCGCCGGACCACTGGCACGAGCAGATGGCCATTGACGCGTCGAACGCGGGCAAGGCGGTCTACTGCGAGAAGGGCATGTCCACCTCGGTGGCGTCGGCCAAGCGCATGCGCGAGGTGATCCGGAAGAACAAGACGGTGTTCCAGCTCGGTCACCAGGGGCGGCAGTACCCCTCGACCGCCGAGGCCGGAAAGCGCATCCGCGACGGCGAGCTCGGCCCCGTCACGCTCGTTCACACGGGCCGCTATTTCAACGGCACCAAGGAGCGCGCGCCGTGGCGCTGGTACGGCTACTACTCCGTCTGGGACCGGCCCGACCCGGCGCAGGTGGTGAAGGACCTCGACTGGGAGGCGTGGCTCGGCCCCGCGCCCAAGATTGACTTCAACGAGCAGCATTTCTGGCACTGGCGCTGCTACTGGGCCTATGGCACCGGCCAGGCCGGCGACCTGCTTTCCCACGAGATGGACCACGTCCAGAGCGTGCTGGGCTGGGGCATCCCCGACTCCTGCATGTGCACGGGGTTCAACGCCTTCTACCGCGACGGCCGCGAGACGCCGGACACCTGGCAGGCGAACTACGTCTTCGAGAAACACGACTGCTCCGTGTCCTTCGAGGGCTGCATGAACTCCGGCCGCGAGCAGCCGCCCGAGTACATCGGCAAGAAGGGCCGCCTCATCTTCAACGGCATCGGCCAGGACGCCAACCACTTCCTCGTCTACCCCGACGCGCCCGCCTTCCCCCACATGGGGCGGCAGGCCAAGCCGGCCTACACCTACGACCCGACCGACGGCCCCCAGTGGCCCACGCACATGAACGACTTCCTCCGTTGCGTCCGCACCGGCGAGACGCCCAAGTGCAACGTGGACGAGGCCTTCATCGAGGTCGTCACCCTCCTCATGAGCGTCCAGTCCTACCACGAAAAGCGCCAGGTCCGCTGGGACCCCGCCACCGAGGAGATCGTCTGAGGCGGGAAATGCGAGGTCCGGCATGAGCTTGTTCGTTTGCGATTCCGCAGGCTTTCCGGAAAGAGACTGCTGCGGCGGTCCGGGGGGCTGGTGGGAACGAGATGGCTTCGCTTCGCTGCTAATGAAGTGGACGTATTCTTTCGCGCCCCAAGCTGCCGGTTGCTCTCTGCCACACGTGGAAATGGCCGAAAGCGAAAGTCTTGGGCATCCCGGAGGGATGCAAGACATTAGCCGGTGGTTGA is a window encoding:
- a CDS encoding Gfo/Idh/MocA family oxidoreductase, which encodes MKDGTVVSRRTVLAAGAAALGAPAILAGAAPTSDPVRVGHIGAGTRGWDLIKYTGSAETAKVVAVCDVYKPHLERGIEAGNNPDAKRYANYRDLLADPQVEAVVIAAPDHWHEQMAIDASNAGKAVYCEKGMSTSVASAKRMREVIRKNKTVFQLGHQGRQYPSTAEAGKRIRDGELGPVTLVHTGRYFNGTKERAPWRWYGYYSVWDRPDPAQVVKDLDWEAWLGPAPKIDFNEQHFWHWRCYWAYGTGQAGDLLSHEMDHVQSVLGWGIPDSCMCTGFNAFYRDGRETPDTWQANYVFEKHDCSVSFEGCMNSGREQPPEYIGKKGRLIFNGIGQDANHFLVYPDAPAFPHMGRQAKPAYTYDPTDGPQWPTHMNDFLRCVRTGETPKCNVDEAFIEVVTLLMSVQSYHEKRQVRWDPATEEIV